A genome region from Coffea arabica cultivar ET-39 chromosome 7e, Coffea Arabica ET-39 HiFi, whole genome shotgun sequence includes the following:
- the LOC113702454 gene encoding kinesin-like protein KIN-8B isoform X3: MPSIRAPAAKRTTTLTVAVKCRPLTERDRGRNIIRVHNDKEVLVLDPDLSKDYLDRIQNRTKERRYNFDYVFAPISTNLDVYQRSIHSTIAGVIQGLNATVFAYGSTGSGKTYTMVGTQDDPGLMVLSLKTIFDLIKKDNSCDQFEVTCSYLEVYNEVIYDLLERSSGHLELREDPEQGIIVAGLRCIKVNSADKILELLNLGNSRRKTESTEANETSSRSHAVLGINVTRKQSKKYPNQVIRGKLSLVDLAGSERASETNSGGKKLRDGANINRSLLALANCINALGKQQKKGLAYVPYRNSKLTRILKDGLSGNSQTIMIATVSPADSQYHHTVNTLKYADRAKEIRTHIQNEVSQLRKELSEKESQLSAKPAEKSVDDEMSWLDGLSQETSENVQERINLQKALFELEETNLHNRTELQQLDDAIAKQQEIEKDGAVVQALRQRRQVILDNIRDNDELGVHYQMEIEANEKRRYQLQEMIEDAISNNGNKTYLRVLSQYRLLGIANTELQFEMAMRDQIICSQREAQRNMWNLLLSLGLDEKQLLELTEKQGITIEDYMPTPQVGVRYYQPSLDMGCGRYSPSSCSTNNKLHTRARCGFPQHQNLSVRSLSKDNWTVPGTYCGEEHHSSYYYMSLNHSPAAYMRLSSQHWFGNGPNSQYCTPDRSPLYLRNSFPQMRTMVSPYSNSRQEQLLNLSQDIWTNSISQQNQATLGVGMHTSQDTQGRTNMTCASDMYNVFRNRPFENIPAGPQLVSAKANSSNLPETSQLPSFVTSRKSSFSP; this comes from the exons ATGCCAAGCATTAGAGCTCCAGCTGCCAAGAGGACGACGACTCTCACG GTAGCTGTGAAATGTCGGCCATTGACAGAAAGAGATCGTGGCCGAAATATAATTAGAGTTCATAACGATAAG GAAGTACTTGTTTTGGATCCTGACCTATCAAAGGACTATCTGGATCGCATACAGAATAGAACTAAAGAACGCAGATATAATTTTGATTACGTCTTCGCCCCTATCTCAACGAATTTG GACGTATACCAAAGAAGCATACATTCTACAATAGCTGGGGTGATTCAAGGTCTGAATGCAACTGTATTTGCTTATGGTTCAACAGGAAG CGGTAAAACATATACAATGGTAGGGACTCAAGATGACCCTGGACTTATGGTTCTCAGTCTTAAAACAATTTTTGATCTTATAAAGAAAGATAATAGCTGCGATCAATTTGAAGTTACTTGTTCTTATCTTGAAGTTTACAATGAG GTTATCTATGACTTGCTTGAAAGGTCATCAGGTCACCTGGAACTCAGAGAAGACCCAGAGCAAGGAATAATTGTTGCTGGCCTTAGATGCATCAAG GTAAACTCAGCTGATAAGATTCTAGAACTTTTGAATTTGGGGAACAGTAGAAGAAAAACTGAAAGCACTGAAGCTAATGAAACTTCATCCAG ATCACATGCAGTTTTGGGGATAAATGTGACAAGGAAACAGAGTAAGAAGTATCCCAATCAGGTCATTAGGGGAAAACTTTCCCTTGTCGATCTTGCTGGCAG TGAACGAGCATCTGAAACAAATAGCGGAGGCAAAAAGTTGAGAGATGGTGCCAATATTAATCGATCTCTTCTTGCACTAGCAAACTGCATAAATGCCCTTGGCAAGCAACAGAAAAAGGGTCTAGCTTATGTTCCTTATAGAAACAG CAAATTGACACGGATTCTTAAAGATGGTCTGAGCGGTAATTCCCAAACAATAATGATTGCTACAGTATCACCAGCCGATAGTCAGTATCACCACACAGTTAATACGTTAAAGTATGCTGACCGAGCAAAAGAAATCCGGACACACATCCAG AATGAAGTGAGCCAGTTGAGAAAGGAGTTATCAGAAAAAGAATCTCAACTGAGTGCTAAGCCTGCTGAGAAATCTGTGGATGATGAAATGTCATGGTTGGATGGGTTGAGCCAAGAAACCAGTGAAAATGTTCAGGAAAGGATAAACTTGCAGAAGGCTCTATTTGAACTGGAGGAAACTAACCTTCATAACCGCACTGAACTCCAACAACTTGATGATGCTATTGCAAAACAGCAG GAAATTGAAAAAGATGGAGCAGTTGTGCAGGCTTTGAGACAGAGGCGGCAAGTGATTCTTGACAATATCCGTGACAATGATGAACTTGGTGTCCATTACCAGATG GAAATTGAAGCAAATGAGAAGCGCAGGTATCAGCTACAAGAAATGATTGAAGATGCAATCAGCAACAATGGCAACAAAACCTATTTGCGAGTTCTGAGTCAATACAGACTCCTG GGAATTGCAAACACTGAGCTCCAGTTTGAAATGGCTATGAGAGATCAAATTATTTGCAGCCAGAGGGAAGCACAGAGGAATATGTGGAATCTGCTGCTGAGTTTGGGACTTGATGAGAAGCAGTTATTGGAGCTTACCGAGAAACAAGGGATTACAATTGAAGACTATATGCCAACGCCTCAAGTTGGAGTAAGATACTATCAGCCTTCATTAGATATGGGATGTGGAAGATACTCACCTTCATCTTGTTCCACGAATAATAAGTTGCACACTAGAGCACGCTGTGGTTTTCCACAACACCAAAACTTGAGTGTCAGGTCACTTTCCAAGGACAACTGGACAGTGCCTGGTACATATTGCGGAGAGGAGCATCATAGTTCATATTATTACATGTCTCTCAATCACTCACCGGCAGCATACATGAGGCTTAGTAGTCAGCACTGGTTTGGAAATGGGCCTAACTCACAGTACTGCACCCCTGATAGATCTCCTCTTTATTTGCGTAACTCATTCCCACAGATGAGAACCATGGTCTCGCCTTACAGCAATAGTAGGCAGGAGCAG CTATTGAATCTTTCGCAGGATATCTGGACAAACTCTATCAGTCAACAAAATCAAGCAACTCTGGGAGTGGGAATGCATACTAGCCAGGACACCCAGGGAAGAACCAATATGACTTGTGCTAGCGACATGTATAATGTGTTTAGAAATAGGCCATTTGAGAATATTCCTGCCGGTCCTCAACTTGTTTCTGCAAAAGCCAATTCCTCTAATCTACCAGAGACATCACAGCTACCTTCTTTTGTTACTTCGAGAAAAAGTTCATTTAGTCCCTGA
- the LOC113702454 gene encoding kinesin-like protein KIN-8B isoform X1, giving the protein MPSIRAPAAKRTTTLTVAVKCRPLTERDRGRNIIRVHNDKEVLVLDPDLSKDYLDRIQNRTKERRYNFDYVFAPISTNLDVYQRSIHSTIAGVIQGLNATVFAYGSTGSGKTYTMVGTQDDPGLMVLSLKTIFDLIKKDNSCDQFEVTCSYLEVYNEVIYDLLERSSGHLELREDPEQGIIVAGLRCIKVNSADKILELLNLGNSRRKTESTEANETSSRSHAVLGINVTRKQSKKYPNQVIRGKLSLVDLAGSERASETNSGGKKLRDGANINRSLLALANCINALGKQQKKGLAYVPYRNSKLTRILKDGLSGNSQTIMIATVSPADSQYHHTVNTLKYADRAKEIRTHIQKNIGTINTHVSDYQRMIDTLQNEVSQLRKELSEKESQLSAKPAEKSVDDEMSWLDGLSQETSENVQERINLQKALFELEETNLHNRTELQQLDDAIAKQQEIEKDGAVVQALRQRRQVILDNIRDNDELGVHYQMEIEANEKRRYQLQEMIEDAISNNGNKTYLRVLSQYRLLGIANTELQFEMAMRDQIICSQREAQRNMWNLLLSLGLDEKQLLELTEKQGITIEDYMPTPQVGVRYYQPSLDMGCGRYSPSSCSTNNKLHTRARCGFPQHQNLSVRSLSKDNWTVPGTYCGEEHHSSYYYMSLNHSPAAYMRLSSQHWFGNGPNSQYCTPDRSPLYLRNSFPQMRTMVSPYSNSRQEQLLNLSQDIWTNSISQQNQATLGVGMHTSQDTQGRTNMTCASDMYNVFRNRPFENIPAGPQLVSAKANSSNLPETSQLPSFVTSRKSSFSP; this is encoded by the exons ATGCCAAGCATTAGAGCTCCAGCTGCCAAGAGGACGACGACTCTCACG GTAGCTGTGAAATGTCGGCCATTGACAGAAAGAGATCGTGGCCGAAATATAATTAGAGTTCATAACGATAAG GAAGTACTTGTTTTGGATCCTGACCTATCAAAGGACTATCTGGATCGCATACAGAATAGAACTAAAGAACGCAGATATAATTTTGATTACGTCTTCGCCCCTATCTCAACGAATTTG GACGTATACCAAAGAAGCATACATTCTACAATAGCTGGGGTGATTCAAGGTCTGAATGCAACTGTATTTGCTTATGGTTCAACAGGAAG CGGTAAAACATATACAATGGTAGGGACTCAAGATGACCCTGGACTTATGGTTCTCAGTCTTAAAACAATTTTTGATCTTATAAAGAAAGATAATAGCTGCGATCAATTTGAAGTTACTTGTTCTTATCTTGAAGTTTACAATGAG GTTATCTATGACTTGCTTGAAAGGTCATCAGGTCACCTGGAACTCAGAGAAGACCCAGAGCAAGGAATAATTGTTGCTGGCCTTAGATGCATCAAG GTAAACTCAGCTGATAAGATTCTAGAACTTTTGAATTTGGGGAACAGTAGAAGAAAAACTGAAAGCACTGAAGCTAATGAAACTTCATCCAG ATCACATGCAGTTTTGGGGATAAATGTGACAAGGAAACAGAGTAAGAAGTATCCCAATCAGGTCATTAGGGGAAAACTTTCCCTTGTCGATCTTGCTGGCAG TGAACGAGCATCTGAAACAAATAGCGGAGGCAAAAAGTTGAGAGATGGTGCCAATATTAATCGATCTCTTCTTGCACTAGCAAACTGCATAAATGCCCTTGGCAAGCAACAGAAAAAGGGTCTAGCTTATGTTCCTTATAGAAACAG CAAATTGACACGGATTCTTAAAGATGGTCTGAGCGGTAATTCCCAAACAATAATGATTGCTACAGTATCACCAGCCGATAGTCAGTATCACCACACAGTTAATACGTTAAAGTATGCTGACCGAGCAAAAGAAATCCGGACACACATCCAG AAAAATATCGGCACCATAAATACACACGTGTCAGACTACCAAAGGATGATCGACACTCTACAG AATGAAGTGAGCCAGTTGAGAAAGGAGTTATCAGAAAAAGAATCTCAACTGAGTGCTAAGCCTGCTGAGAAATCTGTGGATGATGAAATGTCATGGTTGGATGGGTTGAGCCAAGAAACCAGTGAAAATGTTCAGGAAAGGATAAACTTGCAGAAGGCTCTATTTGAACTGGAGGAAACTAACCTTCATAACCGCACTGAACTCCAACAACTTGATGATGCTATTGCAAAACAGCAG GAAATTGAAAAAGATGGAGCAGTTGTGCAGGCTTTGAGACAGAGGCGGCAAGTGATTCTTGACAATATCCGTGACAATGATGAACTTGGTGTCCATTACCAGATG GAAATTGAAGCAAATGAGAAGCGCAGGTATCAGCTACAAGAAATGATTGAAGATGCAATCAGCAACAATGGCAACAAAACCTATTTGCGAGTTCTGAGTCAATACAGACTCCTG GGAATTGCAAACACTGAGCTCCAGTTTGAAATGGCTATGAGAGATCAAATTATTTGCAGCCAGAGGGAAGCACAGAGGAATATGTGGAATCTGCTGCTGAGTTTGGGACTTGATGAGAAGCAGTTATTGGAGCTTACCGAGAAACAAGGGATTACAATTGAAGACTATATGCCAACGCCTCAAGTTGGAGTAAGATACTATCAGCCTTCATTAGATATGGGATGTGGAAGATACTCACCTTCATCTTGTTCCACGAATAATAAGTTGCACACTAGAGCACGCTGTGGTTTTCCACAACACCAAAACTTGAGTGTCAGGTCACTTTCCAAGGACAACTGGACAGTGCCTGGTACATATTGCGGAGAGGAGCATCATAGTTCATATTATTACATGTCTCTCAATCACTCACCGGCAGCATACATGAGGCTTAGTAGTCAGCACTGGTTTGGAAATGGGCCTAACTCACAGTACTGCACCCCTGATAGATCTCCTCTTTATTTGCGTAACTCATTCCCACAGATGAGAACCATGGTCTCGCCTTACAGCAATAGTAGGCAGGAGCAG CTATTGAATCTTTCGCAGGATATCTGGACAAACTCTATCAGTCAACAAAATCAAGCAACTCTGGGAGTGGGAATGCATACTAGCCAGGACACCCAGGGAAGAACCAATATGACTTGTGCTAGCGACATGTATAATGTGTTTAGAAATAGGCCATTTGAGAATATTCCTGCCGGTCCTCAACTTGTTTCTGCAAAAGCCAATTCCTCTAATCTACCAGAGACATCACAGCTACCTTCTTTTGTTACTTCGAGAAAAAGTTCATTTAGTCCCTGA
- the LOC113702454 gene encoding kinesin-like protein KIN-8B isoform X2: MPSIRAPAAKRTTTLTVAVKCRPLTERDRGRNIIRVHNDKEVLVLDPDLSKDYLDRIQNRTKERRYNFDYVFAPISTNLDVYQRSIHSTIAGVIQGLNATVFAYGSTGSGKTYTMVGTQDDPGLMVLSLKTIFDLIKKDNSCDQFEVTCSYLEVYNEVIYDLLERSSGHLELREDPEQGIIVAGLRCIKVNSADKILELLNLGNSRRKTESTEANETSSRSHAVLGINVTRKQSKKYPNQVIRGKLSLVDLAGSERASETNSGGKKLRDGANINRSLLALANCINALGKQQKKGLAYVPYRNSKLTRILKDGLSGNSQTIMIATVSPADSQYHHTVNTLKYADRAKEIRTHIQKNIGTINTHVSDYQRMIDTLQNEVSQLRKELSEKESQLSAKPAEKSVDDEMSWLDGLSQETSENVQERINLQKALFELEETNLHNRTELQQLDDAIAKQQEIEKDGAVVQALRQRRQVILDNIRDNDELGVHYQMEIEANEKRRYQLQEMIEDAISNNGNKTYLRVLSQYRLLGIANTELQFEMAMRDQIICSQREAQRNMWNLLLSLGLDEKQLLELTEKQGITIEDYMPTPQVGVRYYQPSLDMGCGRYSPSSCSTNNKLHTRARCGFPQHQNLSVRSLSKDNWTVPGTYCGEEHHSSYYYMSLNHSPAAYMRLSSQHWFGNGPNSQYCTPDRSPLYLRNSFPQMRTMVSPYSNSRQEQDIWTNSISQQNQATLGVGMHTSQDTQGRTNMTCASDMYNVFRNRPFENIPAGPQLVSAKANSSNLPETSQLPSFVTSRKSSFSP; this comes from the exons ATGCCAAGCATTAGAGCTCCAGCTGCCAAGAGGACGACGACTCTCACG GTAGCTGTGAAATGTCGGCCATTGACAGAAAGAGATCGTGGCCGAAATATAATTAGAGTTCATAACGATAAG GAAGTACTTGTTTTGGATCCTGACCTATCAAAGGACTATCTGGATCGCATACAGAATAGAACTAAAGAACGCAGATATAATTTTGATTACGTCTTCGCCCCTATCTCAACGAATTTG GACGTATACCAAAGAAGCATACATTCTACAATAGCTGGGGTGATTCAAGGTCTGAATGCAACTGTATTTGCTTATGGTTCAACAGGAAG CGGTAAAACATATACAATGGTAGGGACTCAAGATGACCCTGGACTTATGGTTCTCAGTCTTAAAACAATTTTTGATCTTATAAAGAAAGATAATAGCTGCGATCAATTTGAAGTTACTTGTTCTTATCTTGAAGTTTACAATGAG GTTATCTATGACTTGCTTGAAAGGTCATCAGGTCACCTGGAACTCAGAGAAGACCCAGAGCAAGGAATAATTGTTGCTGGCCTTAGATGCATCAAG GTAAACTCAGCTGATAAGATTCTAGAACTTTTGAATTTGGGGAACAGTAGAAGAAAAACTGAAAGCACTGAAGCTAATGAAACTTCATCCAG ATCACATGCAGTTTTGGGGATAAATGTGACAAGGAAACAGAGTAAGAAGTATCCCAATCAGGTCATTAGGGGAAAACTTTCCCTTGTCGATCTTGCTGGCAG TGAACGAGCATCTGAAACAAATAGCGGAGGCAAAAAGTTGAGAGATGGTGCCAATATTAATCGATCTCTTCTTGCACTAGCAAACTGCATAAATGCCCTTGGCAAGCAACAGAAAAAGGGTCTAGCTTATGTTCCTTATAGAAACAG CAAATTGACACGGATTCTTAAAGATGGTCTGAGCGGTAATTCCCAAACAATAATGATTGCTACAGTATCACCAGCCGATAGTCAGTATCACCACACAGTTAATACGTTAAAGTATGCTGACCGAGCAAAAGAAATCCGGACACACATCCAG AAAAATATCGGCACCATAAATACACACGTGTCAGACTACCAAAGGATGATCGACACTCTACAG AATGAAGTGAGCCAGTTGAGAAAGGAGTTATCAGAAAAAGAATCTCAACTGAGTGCTAAGCCTGCTGAGAAATCTGTGGATGATGAAATGTCATGGTTGGATGGGTTGAGCCAAGAAACCAGTGAAAATGTTCAGGAAAGGATAAACTTGCAGAAGGCTCTATTTGAACTGGAGGAAACTAACCTTCATAACCGCACTGAACTCCAACAACTTGATGATGCTATTGCAAAACAGCAG GAAATTGAAAAAGATGGAGCAGTTGTGCAGGCTTTGAGACAGAGGCGGCAAGTGATTCTTGACAATATCCGTGACAATGATGAACTTGGTGTCCATTACCAGATG GAAATTGAAGCAAATGAGAAGCGCAGGTATCAGCTACAAGAAATGATTGAAGATGCAATCAGCAACAATGGCAACAAAACCTATTTGCGAGTTCTGAGTCAATACAGACTCCTG GGAATTGCAAACACTGAGCTCCAGTTTGAAATGGCTATGAGAGATCAAATTATTTGCAGCCAGAGGGAAGCACAGAGGAATATGTGGAATCTGCTGCTGAGTTTGGGACTTGATGAGAAGCAGTTATTGGAGCTTACCGAGAAACAAGGGATTACAATTGAAGACTATATGCCAACGCCTCAAGTTGGAGTAAGATACTATCAGCCTTCATTAGATATGGGATGTGGAAGATACTCACCTTCATCTTGTTCCACGAATAATAAGTTGCACACTAGAGCACGCTGTGGTTTTCCACAACACCAAAACTTGAGTGTCAGGTCACTTTCCAAGGACAACTGGACAGTGCCTGGTACATATTGCGGAGAGGAGCATCATAGTTCATATTATTACATGTCTCTCAATCACTCACCGGCAGCATACATGAGGCTTAGTAGTCAGCACTGGTTTGGAAATGGGCCTAACTCACAGTACTGCACCCCTGATAGATCTCCTCTTTATTTGCGTAACTCATTCCCACAGATGAGAACCATGGTCTCGCCTTACAGCAATAGTAGGCAGGAGCAG GATATCTGGACAAACTCTATCAGTCAACAAAATCAAGCAACTCTGGGAGTGGGAATGCATACTAGCCAGGACACCCAGGGAAGAACCAATATGACTTGTGCTAGCGACATGTATAATGTGTTTAGAAATAGGCCATTTGAGAATATTCCTGCCGGTCCTCAACTTGTTTCTGCAAAAGCCAATTCCTCTAATCTACCAGAGACATCACAGCTACCTTCTTTTGTTACTTCGAGAAAAAGTTCATTTAGTCCCTGA
- the LOC113702454 gene encoding kinesin-like protein KIN-8B isoform X4, protein MPSIRAPAAKRTTTLTVAVKCRPLTERDRGRNIIRVHNDKEVLVLDPDLSKDYLDRIQNRTKERRYNFDYVFAPISTNLDVYQRSIHSTIAGVIQGLNATVFAYGSTGSGKTYTMVGTQDDPGLMVLSLKTIFDLIKKDNSCDQFEVTCSYLEVYNEVIYDLLERSSGHLELREDPEQGIIVAGLRCIKVNSADKILELLNLGNSRRKTESTEANETSSRSHAVLGINVTRKQSKKYPNQVIRGKLSLVDLAGSERASETNSGGKKLRDGANINRSLLALANCINALGKQQKKGLAYVPYRNSKLTRILKDGLSGNSQTIMIATVSPADSQYHHTVNTLKYADRAKEIRTHIQKNIGTINTHVSDYQRMIDTLQNEVSQLRKELSEKESQLSAKPAEKSVDDEMSWLDGLSQETSENVQERINLQKALFELEETNLHNRTELQQLDDAIAKQQEIEKDGAVVQALRQRRQVILDNIRDNDELGVHYQMEIEANEKRRYQLQEMIEDAISNNGNKTYLRVLSQYRLLGIANTELQFEMAMRDQIICSQREAQRNMWNLLLSLGLDEKQLLELTEKQGITIEDYMPTPQVGVRYYQPSLDMGCGRYSPSSCSTNNKLHTRARCGFPQHQNLSVRSLSKDNWTVPGTYCGEEHHSSYYYMSLNHSPAAYMRLSSQHWFGNGPNSQYCTPDRSPLYLRNSFPQMRTMVSPYSNSRQEQVSIN, encoded by the exons ATGCCAAGCATTAGAGCTCCAGCTGCCAAGAGGACGACGACTCTCACG GTAGCTGTGAAATGTCGGCCATTGACAGAAAGAGATCGTGGCCGAAATATAATTAGAGTTCATAACGATAAG GAAGTACTTGTTTTGGATCCTGACCTATCAAAGGACTATCTGGATCGCATACAGAATAGAACTAAAGAACGCAGATATAATTTTGATTACGTCTTCGCCCCTATCTCAACGAATTTG GACGTATACCAAAGAAGCATACATTCTACAATAGCTGGGGTGATTCAAGGTCTGAATGCAACTGTATTTGCTTATGGTTCAACAGGAAG CGGTAAAACATATACAATGGTAGGGACTCAAGATGACCCTGGACTTATGGTTCTCAGTCTTAAAACAATTTTTGATCTTATAAAGAAAGATAATAGCTGCGATCAATTTGAAGTTACTTGTTCTTATCTTGAAGTTTACAATGAG GTTATCTATGACTTGCTTGAAAGGTCATCAGGTCACCTGGAACTCAGAGAAGACCCAGAGCAAGGAATAATTGTTGCTGGCCTTAGATGCATCAAG GTAAACTCAGCTGATAAGATTCTAGAACTTTTGAATTTGGGGAACAGTAGAAGAAAAACTGAAAGCACTGAAGCTAATGAAACTTCATCCAG ATCACATGCAGTTTTGGGGATAAATGTGACAAGGAAACAGAGTAAGAAGTATCCCAATCAGGTCATTAGGGGAAAACTTTCCCTTGTCGATCTTGCTGGCAG TGAACGAGCATCTGAAACAAATAGCGGAGGCAAAAAGTTGAGAGATGGTGCCAATATTAATCGATCTCTTCTTGCACTAGCAAACTGCATAAATGCCCTTGGCAAGCAACAGAAAAAGGGTCTAGCTTATGTTCCTTATAGAAACAG CAAATTGACACGGATTCTTAAAGATGGTCTGAGCGGTAATTCCCAAACAATAATGATTGCTACAGTATCACCAGCCGATAGTCAGTATCACCACACAGTTAATACGTTAAAGTATGCTGACCGAGCAAAAGAAATCCGGACACACATCCAG AAAAATATCGGCACCATAAATACACACGTGTCAGACTACCAAAGGATGATCGACACTCTACAG AATGAAGTGAGCCAGTTGAGAAAGGAGTTATCAGAAAAAGAATCTCAACTGAGTGCTAAGCCTGCTGAGAAATCTGTGGATGATGAAATGTCATGGTTGGATGGGTTGAGCCAAGAAACCAGTGAAAATGTTCAGGAAAGGATAAACTTGCAGAAGGCTCTATTTGAACTGGAGGAAACTAACCTTCATAACCGCACTGAACTCCAACAACTTGATGATGCTATTGCAAAACAGCAG GAAATTGAAAAAGATGGAGCAGTTGTGCAGGCTTTGAGACAGAGGCGGCAAGTGATTCTTGACAATATCCGTGACAATGATGAACTTGGTGTCCATTACCAGATG GAAATTGAAGCAAATGAGAAGCGCAGGTATCAGCTACAAGAAATGATTGAAGATGCAATCAGCAACAATGGCAACAAAACCTATTTGCGAGTTCTGAGTCAATACAGACTCCTG GGAATTGCAAACACTGAGCTCCAGTTTGAAATGGCTATGAGAGATCAAATTATTTGCAGCCAGAGGGAAGCACAGAGGAATATGTGGAATCTGCTGCTGAGTTTGGGACTTGATGAGAAGCAGTTATTGGAGCTTACCGAGAAACAAGGGATTACAATTGAAGACTATATGCCAACGCCTCAAGTTGGAGTAAGATACTATCAGCCTTCATTAGATATGGGATGTGGAAGATACTCACCTTCATCTTGTTCCACGAATAATAAGTTGCACACTAGAGCACGCTGTGGTTTTCCACAACACCAAAACTTGAGTGTCAGGTCACTTTCCAAGGACAACTGGACAGTGCCTGGTACATATTGCGGAGAGGAGCATCATAGTTCATATTATTACATGTCTCTCAATCACTCACCGGCAGCATACATGAGGCTTAGTAGTCAGCACTGGTTTGGAAATGGGCCTAACTCACAGTACTGCACCCCTGATAGATCTCCTCTTTATTTGCGTAACTCATTCCCACAGATGAGAACCATGGTCTCGCCTTACAGCAATAGTAGGCAGGAGCAGGTATCTATCAATTAA